A region of Flavobacterium indicum GPTSA100-9 = DSM 17447 DNA encodes the following proteins:
- a CDS encoding T9SS type B sorting domain-containing protein, with protein MMKKYFLAVFLFVTYANLFAQTYTMNNGANGTISTCSGTFVDDGGGGNYGNNQNSTITFCPSTPGDKIRVTFTSFVTEGGSGTCTDYLDVWYANSVGAVGTNNDRLCGTLGVTTLTSTSPDGCISFQFISNGTVRNAGWSATISCVTPCTNPIASLTSTTPINICPSTSNNPGSLNVAFDASTSTAPGGFSISRYEWIWGDGTSTNTLTPTTNHTFPGPGIYTVKLAVRNNNYDIDPLGCKSTNSMTRVVRVLPPPNFTGTTTGPVNISCGNSATLNGIVTSQNMSTGPLSVSGSAIALPDGSGASYTTTLDFTGAFPAGATMSPSCYPTVSFNLEHTYSGDLDIVLIAPSGESVLMYDQHGGGTDFGLCANPADDGVPGCTATYTVVNSGGVAWTAAGVTTTAPANGTCSYTGACEAGNNYIPQTYNSTNPFTTLNGATLNGVWTLQITDNIGFDDGTITGWSLTFPGSCFANAESVTPDIASVNWSHSGSGPAVPAQTTTTTTVTDPGPDSCPTLGTCIGNQLTNNITVGPFPTSGSYVYTLTAVDEFGCNYTRNVTVNVAACPTCSLTLTSAAATESQTICRGTAINNIVYTFGGSATGVTVSGLPAGVNFNVVGNVLTISGTPTTAGVYNYTVTTIGCTPNLSQYGTIIVNTVPVLTSITNNNPICSSGNAIYTLTGTPNAIVTYNINGGAPQTVTLNASGTATVTVTGVVATTTFNATSISLTPAPIIGNVTNATGGNLPANAVGALSAVGSAANATNCASVDGTNTSLNLTLNHVVPTGTVVTISIARDTNAGDVSITDGVATTNFNAAPNDVLQYVNFTMGSTSNQISVNRNGGIVWVDGAQYTLTLPACSATLTTSSVVNITPASAISLTSAAATTNQTVCQNVAITNITYSVSNATGATVTGLPAGVTGSYAAGVFTISGTPTVSGTFNYTVTTSGGCLPNATATGTITVTPLSAIALTSAAATTNQTVCQNVAITNITYAVSNATGATVTGLPAGVTGSYAAGVFTISGTPTVSGTFNYTVTTSGGCLPNATATGTITVTPLSAIALTSAAATTNQTVCQNVAITNITYSVSNATGATVTGLPAGVTGSYAAGVFTISGTPTVSGTFNYTVTTSGGCLPNATATGTITVTPLSAIALTSAAATTNQTVCQNVAIANITYSVSNATGATVTGLPAGVTGSYAAGVFTISGTPTVSGTFNYTVTTSGGCLPNATATGTITVTPLSAIALTSAAATTNQTVCQNVAITNITYSVSNATGATVTGLPAGVTGSYAAGVFTISGTPTVSGTFNYTVTTSGSCLPNATATGTITVTPLSAIALTSAAATTNQTVCQNVAIANITYSVSNATGATVTGLPAGVTGSYAAGVFTISGTPTVSGTFNYTVTTSGGCLPNATATGTITVTPLSAIALTSAAATTNQTVCQNVAITNITYSVSNATGATVTGLPAGVTGSYAAGVFTISGTPTVSGTFNYTVTTSGGCLPNATATGTITVTPLSAIALTSAAATTNQTVCQNVAITNITYSVSNATGATVTGLPAGVTGSYAAGVFTISGTPTVSGTFNYTVTTSGGCLPNATATGTIVVGTPLFATISYTGQPYCVQDTGIKNVVITGDLGGVFSAPSGLHINATNGEINLSLSNPGVYTVTYTLASTTACPSYTATTSVTVYGLPVVTYTGSTTYCDGNSSLLNLTGSVPGTSFTWNVVSSNVTTGVGFVEPSSGNVINQHLDLIDPLQVGYVTYLVTPFANGCYGTPVSISVTVNPIPTMTVTVQNNPICSGETVHINMNSTIAATTYSWIVTSQIGVIGALPGSGSSINQILTTTSPIASGSVTYLITPTVNGCQGNQESVTITVNPRPEIIGTLVPQYICSGETTNITVAASLTGTQFSWTVVSYSNVSGYSNGTGNTIQQTLTSTNTTQGFVIYEVTPTLNGCSGIPRQYIVYVNPLPAPELSDGHICVNQSTGVTYQGYWLETGIAASGYLFEWYFNGSSIPIAGATGPNYFAEQPGTYTVIVKNIATGCEGTDTATVISVYPATAFNVVVSEAFTDNATITITVNQPGTGNLLYQLDEGAYQSSNVFEGVEPGVHLVTVLDAEGCTYLTKEVIVIDYPKYFTPNGDGYNDTWNIVGFKPENNPILYIFDRYGKLIKQINPLDLNGGWDGTYNGAQLPSTDYWFTVEFTENDQRKVFKAHFSMKR; from the coding sequence ATGATGAAAAAATATTTTTTAGCAGTTTTTTTGTTTGTAACCTACGCTAATTTATTTGCGCAAACGTATACAATGAATAATGGCGCGAACGGAACAATTAGTACATGTAGTGGAACTTTTGTAGATGATGGTGGTGGTGGGAATTATGGTAATAACCAAAATAGTACCATAACATTTTGTCCATCTACACCTGGAGATAAAATTAGAGTAACTTTTACATCTTTTGTTACTGAAGGAGGAAGCGGAACTTGTACAGACTATTTAGATGTTTGGTATGCAAATTCTGTTGGTGCTGTAGGAACAAATAATGATCGTTTGTGTGGTACACTTGGTGTAACTACTTTAACTTCTACCAGTCCTGACGGATGTATTTCATTTCAATTTATTTCAAATGGTACAGTAAGAAATGCTGGTTGGTCAGCTACAATATCATGTGTTACACCGTGTACAAATCCCATTGCGAGTTTAACATCGACAACTCCAATAAATATTTGTCCTTCTACTTCTAATAATCCAGGGTCATTGAATGTGGCTTTTGATGCATCAACATCTACTGCACCCGGTGGTTTTTCAATATCTAGATATGAATGGATTTGGGGAGATGGTACTTCTACTAATACTTTAACGCCTACAACAAATCATACGTTTCCAGGTCCAGGTATTTATACTGTAAAATTAGCCGTTAGAAATAATAATTATGATATAGACCCCTTAGGTTGTAAAAGTACGAATTCAATGACTAGGGTTGTAAGAGTATTACCTCCTCCTAATTTTACAGGTACAACAACTGGTCCTGTTAATATTAGTTGTGGAAACTCAGCAACATTAAATGGAATCGTAACTTCTCAAAATATGAGTACCGGTCCTCTATCTGTGTCTGGCTCTGCAATAGCCTTGCCTGATGGTAGTGGTGCAAGTTATACAACGACTTTAGATTTTACGGGTGCTTTTCCGGCAGGTGCAACCATGTCTCCTTCTTGTTATCCTACAGTAAGTTTTAATTTAGAGCATACATATTCCGGAGATTTAGATATTGTTTTAATAGCACCTTCAGGTGAAAGTGTATTAATGTATGATCAACATGGTGGTGGTACTGATTTTGGATTATGTGCTAATCCTGCTGATGATGGTGTACCAGGATGTACGGCAACTTATACTGTTGTAAATTCAGGAGGAGTAGCTTGGACTGCTGCGGGTGTAACAACAACTGCTCCTGCTAATGGAACTTGTAGTTATACTGGAGCTTGTGAAGCAGGTAATAATTACATTCCTCAAACATATAATTCTACTAATCCGTTTACCACTTTGAATGGAGCTACTTTAAATGGTGTTTGGACCTTACAAATAACTGATAATATTGGATTTGATGATGGGACTATTACAGGTTGGTCTTTAACTTTTCCAGGATCTTGTTTTGCAAATGCTGAATCAGTAACTCCAGATATCGCCTCAGTAAATTGGTCACATTCAGGTTCTGGACCTGCGGTTCCTGCTCAAACAACCACTACCACTACAGTTACAGATCCAGGCCCGGATTCTTGTCCAACTCTTGGTACTTGTATTGGTAATCAATTGACTAATAACATAACTGTAGGACCATTTCCAACTTCTGGGTCGTATGTATATACTTTGACTGCTGTTGATGAATTTGGATGTAATTATACAAGAAATGTAACTGTTAATGTTGCCGCTTGTCCAACATGTTCGTTAACTCTTACAAGTGCAGCTGCAACTGAAAGTCAAACGATTTGTAGAGGAACAGCTATAAATAATATTGTTTATACTTTTGGAGGAAGCGCTACTGGAGTTACCGTTTCTGGATTACCAGCTGGAGTTAATTTTAATGTTGTTGGAAATGTATTGACAATTTCAGGAACGCCAACAACTGCAGGAGTTTACAATTATACAGTAACTACAATTGGTTGTACTCCAAATTTATCTCAATATGGTACAATTATAGTTAATACTGTTCCTGTATTAACTTCAATAACAAATAATAATCCGATTTGTTCTTCAGGAAATGCAATTTATACTTTAACAGGAACACCTAATGCTATTGTTACCTATAATATTAATGGAGGAGCACCGCAAACAGTAACATTAAATGCTTCTGGAACTGCAACAGTTACTGTAACAGGGGTTGTTGCTACAACTACTTTTAATGCTACATCTATATCTTTAACACCAGCGCCAATAATTGGAAATGTAACTAATGCAACAGGTGGAAATTTACCTGCAAATGCGGTAGGTGCTTTATCTGCTGTTGGTTCTGCTGCAAATGCAACAAATTGTGCATCAGTTGATGGTACAAATACATCATTGAATTTAACATTGAACCATGTTGTGCCAACTGGAACTGTTGTAACTATAAGTATTGCTAGAGATACAAATGCAGGTGATGTGAGTATTACGGATGGAGTTGCAACAACTAATTTTAATGCTGCACCAAACGATGTTTTACAATATGTTAACTTTACGATGGGTTCGACATCAAATCAAATATCTGTTAATAGAAATGGTGGAATTGTTTGGGTTGATGGGGCTCAGTATACATTAACATTACCTGCTTGTTCGGCAACATTAACTACTTCAAGTGTTGTTAATATTACCCCAGCTTCTGCAATTTCTTTAACAAGTGCAGCAGCAACGACGAATCAAACGGTTTGTCAGAATGTAGCGATTACGAATATTACATATTCCGTAAGTAATGCTACAGGTGCTACAGTAACCGGATTACCAGCAGGAGTAACCGGCAGTTATGCAGCAGGAGTGTTTACTATTAGTGGTACACCAACAGTATCAGGAACATTTAACTATACCGTTACAACTAGTGGTGGTTGTTTACCAAATGCTACGGCAACAGGAACTATCACTGTAACGCCATTATCAGCGATTGCCTTAACAAGTGCAGCAGCAACGACGAATCAAACGGTTTGTCAGAATGTAGCGATTACAAATATTACATATGCAGTAAGTAATGCGACAGGTGCTACAGTAACCGGATTACCAGCAGGAGTAACCGGCAGTTATGCAGCAGGAGTGTTTACTATTAGTGGTACACCAACAGTATCAGGAACATTTAATTATACCGTTACAACTAGTGGTGGCTGTTTACCAAATGCTACGGCTACAGGAACGATCACTGTAACGCCATTATCAGCGATTGCCTTAACAAGTGCAGCAGCAACGACGAATCAAACGGTTTGTCAGAATGTAGCGATTACGAATATTACATATTCCGTAAGTAACGCTACAGGTGCTACGGTAACCGGATTACCAGCAGGAGTAACCGGCAGTTATGCAGCAGGAGTGTTTACTATTAGTGGTACACCAACAGTATCAGGAACATTTAACTATACCGTTACAACTAGTGGTGGTTGTTTACCAAATGCTACGGCAACAGGAACGATCACTGTAACGCCATTATCAGCGATTGCCTTAACAAGTGCAGCAGCAACGACGAATCAAACGGTTTGTCAGAATGTAGCGATTGCGAATATTACGTATTCCGTAAGTAATGCTACAGGTGCTACGGTAACCGGATTACCAGCAGGAGTAACCGGCAGTTATGCAGCAGGAGTGTTTACTATTAGTGGTACACCAACAGTATCAGGAACATTTAATTATACCGTTACAACTAGTGGTGGCTGTTTACCAAATGCTACGGCAACAGGAACGATCACTGTAACGCCATTATCAGCGATTGCCTTAACAAGTGCAGCAGCAACGACGAATCAAACGGTTTGTCAGAATGTAGCGATTACGAATATTACATATTCCGTAAGTAACGCTACAGGTGCTACAGTAACCGGATTACCAGCAGGAGTAACTGGCAGTTATGCTGCAGGAGTATTTACTATTAGTGGTACACCAACAGTATCAGGAACATTTAACTATACCGTTACAACTAGTGGTAGCTGTTTACCAAATGCTACGGCAACAGGAACGATCACTGTAACGCCATTATCAGCGATTGCCTTAACAAGTGCAGCAGCAACGACGAATCAAACGGTTTGTCAGAATGTAGCGATTGCGAATATTACGTATTCCGTAAGTAATGCTACAGGTGCTACGGTAACCGGATTACCAGCAGGAGTAACCGGCAGTTATGCAGCAGGAGTGTTTACTATTAGTGGTACACCAACAGTATCAGGAACATTTAATTATACCGTTACAACTAGTGGTGGTTGTTTACCAAATGCTACGGCAACAGGAACGATCACTGTAACGCCATTATCAGCGATTGCCTTAACAAGTGCAGCAGCAACGACGAATCAAACGGTTTGTCAGAATGTAGCGATTACGAATATTACATATTCCGTAAGTAACGCTACAGGTGCTACAGTAACCGGATTACCAGCAGGAGTAACTGGCAGTTATGCAGCAGGAGTGTTTACTATTAGTGGTACACCAACAGTATCAGGAACATTTAACTATACCGTTACAACTAGTGGTGGCTGTTTACCAAATGCTACGGCAACAGGAACTATCACTGTAACGCCATTATCAGCGATTGCCTTAACAAGTGCAGCAGCAACGACGAATCAAACGGTTTGTCAGAATGTAGCGATTACGAATATTACATATTCCGTAAGTAACGCTACAGGTGCTACAGTAACCGGATTACCAGCAGGAGTAACCGGCAGTTATGCTGCAGGAGTGTTTACTATTAGTGGTACACCAACAGTATCAGGAACATTTAACTATACCGTTACAACTAGTGGTGGCTGTTTACCAAATGCTACGGCTACAGGAACTATAGTTGTTGGGACTCCGTTATTTGCAACAATTAGTTACACTGGACAACCGTATTGTGTGCAAGACACAGGTATTAAAAATGTTGTAATAACTGGTGACTTAGGTGGTGTGTTTTCAGCCCCATCAGGATTACATATTAATGCAACTAACGGGGAGATTAATCTAAGTTTAAGTAATCCAGGTGTGTATACTGTTACTTATACTTTAGCTTCAACTACTGCATGTCCTTCTTATACTGCAACAACAAGTGTAACAGTATATGGATTACCTGTGGTTACTTATACAGGATCAACTACTTATTGTGATGGTAATTCAAGTTTACTGAATTTAACAGGTTCGGTTCCAGGAACAAGTTTCACTTGGAATGTTGTATCATCTAATGTTACAACTGGAGTTGGTTTTGTAGAACCAAGTAGTGGAAATGTTATAAATCAGCATTTAGATTTAATAGATCCATTACAAGTAGGATATGTGACTTATTTAGTGACCCCATTTGCAAATGGATGTTACGGAACTCCTGTATCGATTTCAGTTACTGTAAATCCAATACCAACGATGACTGTTACTGTTCAAAACAATCCAATATGTTCTGGTGAAACAGTTCATATAAATATGAATAGTACAATAGCAGCAACAACATATTCTTGGATAGTTACTTCTCAAATTGGAGTGATAGGAGCATTACCAGGATCAGGTAGTTCAATTAATCAAATTTTAACTACAACAAGTCCAATTGCTTCAGGAAGTGTTACATATTTGATTACTCCAACTGTAAATGGATGTCAAGGGAATCAAGAGTCAGTTACAATTACTGTTAATCCTAGACCAGAGATAATAGGTACTTTAGTTCCACAATATATTTGTAGTGGAGAGACAACAAATATTACGGTTGCGGCTTCATTGACAGGAACACAATTTAGTTGGACTGTAGTATCTTATTCAAATGTTTCGGGTTATAGTAATGGGACTGGAAATACAATTCAACAAACTCTTACTTCGACTAATACTACTCAAGGTTTTGTAATTTATGAAGTTACACCAACTTTAAATGGTTGTTCAGGAATACCAAGACAATATATTGTTTATGTTAACCCATTGCCAGCGCCAGAATTAAGTGATGGACATATATGTGTAAATCAATCAACTGGAGTGACATATCAAGGATACTGGTTAGAAACTGGTATTGCAGCAAGTGGTTATTTATTCGAATGGTATTTTAATGGTAGTTCAATTCCAATTGCAGGAGCA